A section of the Mesobacillus jeotgali genome encodes:
- a CDS encoding DUF4362 domain-containing protein: MRNVIAMAFILLVGSGCHSVEQTHPAETEKPDYIPPAYAVVDHQGVITNRETFYSFLESVRRGQKHKIKVVTYTKEGDPLLHDVVFDGEKIQSIYDTTRDEYGQGTIESTTCERLAEKELGQEMEYFIEGCDTTGGVITILIMEK, from the coding sequence ATGAGAAATGTGATTGCAATGGCTTTTATTCTTTTAGTCGGTTCAGGCTGCCATTCGGTGGAACAAACTCATCCTGCAGAAACTGAAAAGCCTGATTATATTCCACCAGCTTATGCTGTAGTGGATCATCAAGGTGTGATTACTAATCGGGAAACATTTTATTCGTTTTTGGAAAGTGTCAGACGAGGTCAGAAACATAAAATCAAGGTTGTAACTTATACCAAAGAGGGAGACCCTTTACTGCATGATGTAGTTTTTGATGGCGAAAAAATCCAATCAATCTATGATACTACCAGGGATGAATATGGACAGGGAACTATTGAAAGTACCACATGTGAAAGGCTGGCAGAAAAGGAGCTTGGACAAGAAATGGAGTATTTTATCGAGGGCTGTGATACTACAGGAGGGGTAATAACTATACTTATTATGGAAAAATAA
- a CDS encoding AAA family ATPase yields MERLAIMTIGKTHSGKTTFARELEKQLDNSIVMDQDLHAEFLNTYYKKLQPAEGPNTLKHAISKLLVRYTAENTDCHLIICNSNRSRKGRTYLLEELFPSSFFIRILIHFDIPDHILENRIVSTKRNTNIFRGAYSNFMEVLRKQQADSLLEDVVAPAEEEADFLFVINESSETQTVIEKILQIAKNMEKPK; encoded by the coding sequence ATGGAAAGATTAGCTATTATGACGATTGGAAAAACACATAGCGGAAAAACAACCTTTGCCCGGGAGTTGGAGAAACAACTGGACAACTCTATTGTTATGGATCAGGATCTTCACGCTGAATTCCTCAATACCTATTACAAAAAACTTCAGCCTGCAGAGGGTCCCAATACCCTAAAACATGCTATTTCAAAGCTGTTAGTTCGATATACAGCCGAAAATACAGATTGTCATCTTATTATATGCAATTCAAATCGAAGCCGAAAAGGGCGTACATACTTGCTTGAGGAATTGTTTCCGAGCAGTTTTTTCATCCGGATCCTGATTCACTTTGATATACCGGATCATATTCTTGAAAATCGTATAGTGTCAACCAAGCGTAATACGAATATATTTCGTGGTGCTTATTCTAATTTCATGGAGGTCCTACGTAAGCAGCAAGCAGATTCTTTACTAGAGGATGTGGTTGCTCCTGCTGAGGAGGAAGCGGACTTTTTATTTGTCATTAATGAAAGCAGTGAAACACAAACTGTCATAGAGAAAATTTTACAGATTGCTAAAAACATGGAGAAGCCTAAATGA
- a CDS encoding FAD-binding dehydrogenase, whose amino-acid sequence MDFDVIVVGAGLAGLVATAEIADKGKKVLLLDQEPEASMGGQAFWSFGGLFLVDSPEQRRMGIKDSKELAWQDWLGTAGFDREENEDYWGKKWAEAYVDFAAGEKRAWLQDMGVRFFPVVGWAERGGYLADGHGNSVPRFHIVWGTGPGLVAPFEHRVREHMKNGLVKFLPRHRVDQLITDNGAVVGVSGSVLVPSTAARGEDSSREVVGSFEFRSQAVLISSGGIGGNLDLVRKNWPSRLGQPPKEMVTGVPAHVDGRMLAITEEAGGRIVNRDRMWHYTEGLKNWNPIWTNHGIRILPGPSSIWLDATGKRFQAPNFPGFDTLGTLDAIKKTGFDYSWFILTHKIIEKEFALSGSEQNPDLTGKSIRKVIGRALQSVPDPVRAFMEKGEDFIVADNLSDLVSGMNKLTGENLLNMENIKRQIEARDREIDNNFTKDLQITAMRGARNYLGDKLIRAATPHKILDPKNGPLIAVRLNILSRKTLGGLQTDLSGKVLNSSGNPIPGLYAAGEVSGFGGGGIHGYRSLEGTFVGGCLFTGRVAGRAIAEEL is encoded by the coding sequence GTGGATTTCGATGTTATTGTTGTCGGAGCAGGGCTCGCCGGCTTAGTAGCAACAGCAGAAATAGCTGATAAAGGTAAAAAGGTTTTACTTTTGGACCAGGAGCCAGAAGCCTCAATGGGCGGGCAGGCATTTTGGTCGTTCGGCGGTTTGTTCCTGGTTGATTCACCCGAACAGAGACGGATGGGGATCAAGGATTCTAAGGAACTGGCATGGCAGGATTGGCTGGGGACTGCCGGTTTTGACAGGGAAGAAAATGAGGATTATTGGGGTAAAAAATGGGCCGAAGCCTACGTTGATTTTGCGGCAGGAGAGAAACGAGCATGGTTACAAGATATGGGTGTCCGCTTCTTCCCGGTTGTTGGATGGGCGGAACGAGGAGGGTATCTTGCCGATGGGCATGGAAATTCCGTGCCTCGCTTCCATATTGTCTGGGGAACTGGTCCCGGCCTGGTTGCCCCATTCGAACATCGTGTTCGCGAACACATGAAAAACGGTTTGGTTAAGTTTCTTCCCAGGCATCGTGTTGATCAACTTATAACTGATAATGGTGCTGTTGTTGGGGTTAGCGGATCTGTTCTGGTGCCAAGTACAGCAGCTCGCGGGGAGGATAGCAGCCGTGAAGTCGTCGGCAGCTTCGAATTTCGTTCACAGGCGGTACTGATATCGAGCGGCGGGATTGGCGGGAACCTTGATCTGGTTCGAAAAAATTGGCCAAGCCGTCTTGGCCAGCCTCCTAAAGAGATGGTTACGGGTGTGCCTGCCCACGTGGACGGCAGGATGCTTGCCATAACTGAGGAGGCAGGAGGACGCATCGTAAATCGAGATCGTATGTGGCACTACACAGAGGGTCTTAAGAATTGGAATCCTATATGGACAAATCACGGGATTCGAATCCTTCCTGGTCCATCGTCCATCTGGCTGGATGCGACAGGAAAGAGATTTCAGGCTCCGAATTTTCCTGGCTTTGACACACTGGGAACCCTTGATGCAATTAAAAAGACGGGATTTGATTATTCATGGTTTATTTTGACACACAAGATTATTGAAAAAGAATTTGCTCTTTCCGGTTCAGAACAAAATCCAGATCTAACTGGAAAAAGTATTCGAAAAGTAATTGGAAGGGCACTACAAAGTGTTCCGGATCCTGTAAGGGCCTTTATGGAAAAAGGTGAGGATTTTATAGTTGCTGATAACTTATCAGACCTTGTTTCCGGCATGAATAAACTAACAGGCGAAAACTTATTGAACATGGAAAATATTAAACGACAAATAGAAGCAAGAGACCGGGAAATTGATAATAATTTTACGAAAGACCTGCAAATTACTGCTATGCGCGGAGCACGCAATTATCTTGGTGATAAATTAATTCGTGCTGCAACACCGCATAAAATCCTGGACCCCAAAAATGGTCCTTTAATCGCAGTTCGGTTGAATATCCTTAGCAGGAAAACCCTTGGGGGGCTACAAACTGATTTATCAGGAAAAGTATTGAATTCGTCAGGGAATCCTATTCCTGGATTATATGCTGCCGGTGAAGTTTCCGGTTTTGGCGGCGGAGGAATTCATGGATATCGCTCACTTGAGGGGACTTTTGTGGGGGGCTGCCTTTTTACAGGACGTGTAGCAGGCAGGGCTATTGCCGAAGAATTATAG
- a CDS encoding DUF1206 domain-containing protein, whose product MNSPSTAEVRNKMRDMKPWVRRFGRFGYVAKGLVYGMVGVLAALAAFGPKGDTTGTSGALQSIANLPFGEVALWFIGIGLIGYILWDFIKAIKDPENEGTDAKGLVKRTGYFISGLIYANLAFGAIKLASNTGSAGGGNSEKTISAKLMEQPFGVWLVGIVGAIIIGYGLYELYSGAKEKFMSKFKTYEMNAKERKIARLSGKAGLIARGIVLSMVGFFFIRTAYTHNPDESKGLGGALTELANQPFGQVLLAIVAGGLILYGIYQIIRGRYQHMNYG is encoded by the coding sequence ATGAATTCACCTTCAACAGCAGAAGTTAGAAATAAAATGAGAGACATGAAACCGTGGGTTCGCCGTTTTGGCCGCTTTGGCTATGTTGCCAAAGGACTGGTCTATGGAATGGTGGGAGTGCTTGCTGCTTTAGCCGCATTCGGGCCTAAAGGCGATACTACTGGGACGTCAGGGGCGCTTCAATCAATAGCCAACTTGCCCTTTGGTGAAGTTGCTTTATGGTTTATTGGGATTGGCCTAATTGGGTACATTTTATGGGATTTTATCAAAGCAATAAAGGATCCTGAAAATGAAGGAACTGATGCAAAAGGTTTGGTAAAAAGGACTGGTTATTTTATTAGCGGGCTGATATATGCGAATTTAGCTTTTGGGGCAATTAAATTGGCCAGCAACACCGGTTCTGCAGGTGGCGGGAATTCGGAAAAAACGATATCCGCCAAGTTAATGGAACAGCCGTTTGGCGTCTGGCTGGTTGGCATAGTAGGAGCAATTATTATTGGATATGGTCTATACGAGCTTTATAGTGGCGCAAAAGAAAAGTTCATGTCAAAATTTAAAACCTATGAAATGAATGCTAAAGAGCGTAAAATCGCCCGTCTTTCTGGCAAGGCAGGTTTGATTGCCAGGGGGATTGTCCTGAGCATGGTTGGTTTTTTCTTCATCCGAACAGCATATACCCATAATCCAGATGAATCTAAAGGGCTTGGCGGCGCTTTGACAGAATTGGCAAATCAGCCGTTCGGACAAGTTCTGCTAGCTATCGTCGCAGGTGGACTGATTTTATATGGTATCTATCAAATCATTCGCGGGCGCTATCAGCATATGAATTACGGGTAA
- a CDS encoding ChaB family protein, whose translation MPYDTLKDLPDAVKDNLPHHAQEIFKEAFNSASEQYKDEETAFKVAWSAVKNDYEKNEQGDWVRKEED comes from the coding sequence ATGCCTTACGATACTTTAAAAGACTTACCAGACGCAGTAAAAGATAACCTGCCCCATCATGCCCAGGAAATTTTCAAAGAGGCATTCAATTCAGCATCTGAACAATATAAAGATGAAGAGACTGCCTTTAAAGTGGCATGGAGTGCAGTGAAAAATGATTATGAAAAAAATGAGCAAGGTGACTGGGTAAGAAAGGAAGAAGATTAG
- a CDS encoding helix-turn-helix domain-containing protein → MDQQPEHYKAIIKTIEYMKEHIHEELTSENLASIAGYSPFHFSRLFKEVTGVSPRHYLSALRIEAGKELLIRSSTHSILKTLLKIGFQSLGTFSSKFKQYVGQSPRQFQKNADKLHQFMNNLEEHEDVLPTDTDFPSVRCKIEAPENFKGLIFVGLFPRPIPDQRPIIGTALRHSVCEVTLKRVPSGTYYALAAAIPWSLNPRDYFLLSKNLRGKVECPIEILSDTTRDILIKLREPLPYDPPILISLPKLLFEKESNLEEK, encoded by the coding sequence ATGGACCAGCAACCTGAACATTATAAAGCCATTATCAAAACAATAGAATATATGAAAGAACACATCCACGAAGAACTGACCTCGGAAAACCTGGCATCAATCGCGGGATACAGCCCTTTTCACTTTTCGCGTTTATTCAAAGAGGTAACAGGTGTATCTCCAAGACATTATCTATCCGCACTAAGAATCGAGGCTGGGAAGGAGTTGCTAATAAGATCATCCACTCATTCCATTCTTAAAACCCTGCTAAAAATTGGTTTTCAGAGTCTGGGGACATTCAGTTCAAAATTCAAACAGTATGTTGGTCAATCACCCAGGCAATTTCAGAAGAATGCCGATAAGCTCCATCAATTTATGAATAATCTGGAGGAGCACGAGGATGTGCTTCCCACCGACACAGATTTTCCCTCTGTCCGTTGCAAAATAGAAGCTCCGGAAAATTTCAAAGGACTGATTTTTGTAGGGTTGTTTCCCCGGCCGATTCCTGATCAGAGGCCTATTATAGGTACTGCATTAAGGCATTCAGTCTGTGAGGTTACTTTAAAAAGGGTTCCATCTGGTACCTATTACGCTCTTGCTGCTGCGATTCCATGGAGCCTGAATCCCCGGGATTATTTTCTGCTCTCAAAAAATCTCAGGGGAAAGGTTGAATGTCCAATTGAAATTTTATCTGACACCACGAGAGACATACTTATTAAACTCAGGGAACCGTTGCCTTATGATCCCCCTATTCTCATCAGCTTACCGAAACTGCTATTTGAAAAAGAAAGCAATCTAGAAGAAAAATAA
- a CDS encoding VOC family protein produces MLNKVCVLTIKVDEEALEFYTEVLDFEVSKHYGENIVSLVHNEVPIVLEKCDQEGTITAQKVLLGILSEDIEADVLRLRQKGAKVLFNESRPCPPGKYNVIEDPFGNQLELIEFSNFM; encoded by the coding sequence TTGTTAAACAAAGTATGTGTTTTAACGATTAAGGTTGACGAAGAAGCTCTTGAGTTTTATACTGAGGTCCTTGATTTCGAAGTCTCAAAACATTACGGGGAAAATATTGTTTCTCTGGTGCATAATGAAGTTCCGATTGTTTTAGAGAAGTGTGATCAAGAAGGAACGATAACAGCCCAAAAGGTGCTGCTTGGCATTTTATCGGAAGATATCGAAGCAGATGTCCTTCGGCTTCGCCAGAAGGGCGCTAAAGTATTATTTAATGAGTCAAGGCCATGTCCGCCAGGCAAGTATAACGTGATAGAGGATCCATTCGGCAATCAACTTGAACTTATAGAGTTTTCTAATTTCATGTGA
- a CDS encoding manganese catalase family protein → MYIHKKELLFPVQVKSPNPAHAAAVLEQFGGANGELKACLQYFAQSFSTPDPAIRDLLMDISTEEISHLEMVGECITQLMGGPDKEQKMEEMGVDERKMSGEGNILSDAKNQINSMMQFNFNSTVQKSMILDGHGLDFVDSSGTPFTGNFINNVGDLVANLQSDLAAELRAKKVYEELYRHVDDPGAREMFQFLIDREAAHATLFEEAIMRAKEIENKKAHKTGDHVNMYFDLSLGGLAKNEFSFAKQAQVFEGPIEPKE, encoded by the coding sequence ATGTATATCCACAAAAAAGAACTATTGTTTCCAGTCCAAGTCAAAAGCCCCAATCCAGCCCATGCCGCCGCAGTATTAGAGCAGTTTGGCGGTGCAAATGGTGAATTGAAAGCCTGTCTCCAATATTTCGCCCAGAGTTTTAGCACCCCTGACCCTGCGATTCGAGATTTGCTGATGGATATTTCGACAGAAGAAATATCCCATCTGGAAATGGTGGGTGAATGTATTACACAGTTGATGGGTGGTCCTGATAAAGAGCAGAAGATGGAAGAGATGGGTGTAGATGAAAGAAAAATGTCCGGGGAAGGAAACATTCTATCGGATGCCAAGAACCAGATTAACAGCATGATGCAGTTCAATTTTAATTCCACTGTGCAGAAGAGCATGATACTAGATGGACACGGACTTGATTTTGTAGATTCATCAGGTACACCTTTTACAGGAAATTTCATTAATAATGTGGGCGATCTTGTTGCTAACCTGCAATCAGATCTCGCGGCAGAACTTCGTGCCAAGAAGGTATATGAAGAACTTTACCGACATGTAGACGACCCAGGTGCAAGAGAAATGTTCCAATTCCTGATTGACAGAGAAGCTGCCCATGCGACTCTATTTGAAGAAGCAATCATGCGTGCAAAAGAGATTGAAAATAAGAAAGCACACAAAACAGGCGACCATGTAAACATGTATTTCGACCTCTCACTCGGTGGCCTAGCCAAGAATGAATTCAGCTTTGCCAAACAAGCCCAAGTATTTGAAGGACCGATTGAGCCGAAAGAATAA
- a CDS encoding DinB family protein → MAFHMEEVIEMLERTPKVLEQYLVGLSDDWLKADEGEGTWNPSQVIGHLIYGEKYNWIPRLELILSDKKDKRFLVFDRFSHLQLYKEYSISEMISEFGSLRTDSIEKMKQLIKHESQLELSGIHPVYGEVKARELISTWMVHDLTHISQITRVMAKRYEMAVGPWKSYLGILKNNTQK, encoded by the coding sequence TTGGCATTCCATATGGAGGAAGTAATTGAAATGTTGGAACGGACACCTAAAGTATTAGAACAATACCTAGTAGGCCTTTCCGATGACTGGCTTAAAGCCGATGAAGGGGAAGGAACCTGGAATCCATCTCAGGTGATTGGCCATCTTATTTATGGCGAGAAGTATAATTGGATACCAAGATTGGAGTTAATCCTGAGCGATAAAAAGGATAAGAGATTCTTAGTCTTTGACCGATTTTCACACTTGCAACTGTACAAGGAATATTCTATCAGTGAAATGATCAGTGAATTTGGTTCTTTAAGGACGGATAGTATTGAAAAAATGAAACAGTTGATTAAGCATGAAAGTCAGCTTGAATTGTCGGGAATCCATCCTGTGTATGGGGAAGTGAAAGCAAGAGAACTGATTTCTACCTGGATGGTTCATGATTTAACTCATATTTCACAAATTACCAGAGTGATGGCAAAGAGATATGAAATGGCAGTAGGTCCTTGGAAAAGTTATTTAGGAATCTTAAAAAATAACACGCAGAAATAA
- a CDS encoding DUF5662 family protein, translating into MLKAYYNYGLYILEHKINVLVECWKEGLYIQGLTHDLSKFSPKEFTPYARKFFLRKELSEEDELWWKYAWLNHQHKNKHHWEYWVVDPNKKLALPMPRKYLIEMVCDWRSFSRKWGRKVRPGVIDPGQKIILHPDTRKELESIMRNEREA; encoded by the coding sequence ATGCTGAAAGCCTATTACAATTACGGTCTATACATTTTAGAACATAAAATTAATGTCCTCGTTGAATGTTGGAAGGAGGGCTTATACATACAGGGGCTTACCCATGACCTTTCGAAATTTTCTCCTAAAGAGTTTACTCCCTATGCCAGAAAGTTTTTCTTGAGAAAAGAACTTAGTGAAGAAGATGAATTATGGTGGAAATATGCTTGGTTGAATCACCAACATAAGAATAAGCACCATTGGGAGTATTGGGTTGTGGATCCGAATAAAAAACTAGCATTGCCAATGCCGCGGAAATACTTGATTGAGATGGTGTGTGATTGGCGTTCTTTTTCAAGAAAGTGGGGAAGGAAAGTTAGGCCAGGAGTCATTGACCCTGGTCAAAAGATCATCCTTCATCCTGATACCAGGAAAGAACTTGAAAGCATAATGAGAAATGAAAGAGAGGCTTGA
- a CDS encoding acyl-ACP desaturase, whose protein sequence is MLTNHLDFRLEPRIRELYEEHKMRAEKIDWGYHEFLPWDKAMDFKRVPWDESQVTLPAPVITAIETALLTEVNLPWFTSYLDQTFKGSLSVIKDFVHTWTAEEDQHSNLLETYLLITRNVEPMRLHQLHKMTLENGWDPDFHTPFETMVYTSMQELATMVFYNNVAKVAGAHDKELATLLRRLAKDETLHYAFYREVIKYHLELEPNYCYYLGNVIMNFQMPGAVMPDFENRMSIIAKEANYGPLEYFDQVLDVIIDYWDIENLRPIAPEAEKARLDILNYHARLKRVRDRFYKNK, encoded by the coding sequence ATGTTAACAAATCATTTGGATTTTAGACTCGAACCAAGGATTAGGGAACTCTATGAAGAGCACAAAATGAGGGCGGAAAAAATAGATTGGGGGTATCATGAATTTTTACCGTGGGACAAGGCTATGGACTTTAAACGCGTCCCGTGGGATGAAAGCCAGGTTACGCTCCCGGCACCGGTTATTACAGCGATTGAGACTGCTCTATTGACCGAGGTCAATTTGCCATGGTTTACATCGTATCTTGATCAGACTTTTAAAGGCTCATTATCTGTCATCAAGGATTTTGTGCATACCTGGACGGCGGAAGAGGATCAGCATTCAAATTTGCTGGAGACCTATCTATTGATTACCAGGAATGTTGAGCCGATGAGGCTGCATCAGTTACATAAAATGACTCTTGAGAATGGCTGGGATCCTGATTTTCATACTCCCTTTGAAACGATGGTTTATACATCGATGCAGGAGCTGGCGACTATGGTGTTTTATAATAACGTCGCAAAAGTGGCGGGAGCACATGACAAGGAATTAGCAACATTGCTGAGGAGACTTGCCAAGGATGAAACCCTGCACTATGCTTTCTACCGCGAAGTAATTAAATATCATCTTGAGCTTGAGCCTAATTATTGCTACTATCTGGGGAATGTCATCATGAATTTCCAGATGCCGGGAGCCGTAATGCCCGATTTCGAAAATCGAATGTCCATTATCGCAAAAGAGGCAAACTATGGACCACTTGAATATTTCGATCAGGTACTGGATGTGATCATCGATTACTGGGATATTGAAAATTTAAGGCCGATCGCGCCCGAAGCAGAAAAAGCAAGGCTGGATATTTTGAATTATCATGCCCGCCTGAAAAGGGTAAGGGATCGATTTTATAAGAATAAGTAA
- a CDS encoding acetamidase/formamidase family protein — protein sequence MIHTLELKTENLHGSFNNEYKPVLTVSSGDSIRLQTPDIEWGYSPSKGIDREFFKSAVNEDTPLHPMIGPIEVKGAKPGTVLEVKLNDVVPGWYGTNWAGGKKSWQNDTLGLTGSERIRLDWELNHDTMTARTEVGKRPVHVPLNPFVGLMGVAPEEPGVHHTSPPRYCGGNIDCKELKRGSTLYLPISVEGALFSIGDGHAAQGDGEVSGTAIECPMDLIDITLTVREDMQLTMPRAKTPDGWITFGFNEDLNQAAAQALDEMVELISVLHQTKRTEALALASVTVDLRVTQVVNGIKGVHAVLPHGCIAF from the coding sequence ATGATCCACACACTCGAATTAAAAACGGAAAACCTTCATGGTTCTTTTAACAATGAATATAAGCCAGTACTCACAGTCAGTTCCGGTGACTCAATCCGATTGCAGACACCAGATATTGAATGGGGTTATTCACCATCCAAAGGAATTGATAGAGAGTTTTTTAAGTCTGCTGTTAATGAAGATACTCCCCTTCATCCGATGATTGGACCGATTGAAGTTAAAGGGGCGAAGCCGGGGACGGTGCTTGAGGTAAAACTGAATGATGTTGTCCCAGGCTGGTATGGAACGAACTGGGCCGGGGGCAAAAAGAGCTGGCAAAATGACACACTCGGCCTTACGGGATCAGAGAGAATCCGCCTTGACTGGGAGCTTAATCATGATACGATGACCGCTAGAACTGAGGTAGGAAAACGTCCAGTACATGTCCCGCTAAATCCGTTTGTCGGCCTAATGGGTGTCGCTCCTGAAGAACCTGGCGTGCACCACACCTCTCCTCCCCGATATTGTGGAGGCAACATTGATTGCAAAGAGTTAAAAAGAGGCAGCACATTATATCTGCCGATTTCTGTAGAGGGAGCTTTATTCTCAATCGGAGACGGTCATGCAGCACAGGGTGACGGTGAAGTTTCCGGCACAGCAATTGAGTGCCCGATGGATTTGATCGATATTACGTTAACTGTAAGAGAAGATATGCAGCTGACTATGCCCAGGGCTAAGACACCGGATGGATGGATTACATTCGGTTTTAATGAAGATTTAAATCAAGCAGCTGCTCAAGCACTTGACGAAATGGTTGAATTAATCAGCGTGCTTCATCAAACCAAACGAACGGAAGCCCTCGCATTGGCCAGTGTCACAGTGGATCTCAGAGTGACACAAGTAGTAAACGGTATTAAAGGTGTTCACGCTGTATTACCGCATGGCTGCATAGCCTTCTGA
- a CDS encoding DMT family transporter — protein MPHQLGGVRLSPVNMRSKASNLQLLLFFRFFGAAILLFPLMYLMEKNLQKPTMKDYALFAVLGLTGIAFYNIFFFLASKHAPVIKSSLFIASNPVLIVLLSALFLKETITRNNLIGMAIALSGAFYVITDGNLMNLFQLGFEPIDFVLMGAVVSWALYSVVGKIVLKKFSSVESTTYAVAFGTLFLLPFAFAETSWQDVQHAPGTTWLAIIHMSVLVTVVSFVMYYNGIKEVGAAKASIFINVMPVSAVFMATLFLGETFTAGHAIGATLVLTGVYIGTNPKLFKRKPKLAKNKIA, from the coding sequence TTGCCACATCAACTTGGGGGAGTGCGTTTATCGCCGGTAAATATGCGGTCCAAAGCTTCGAACCTGCAACTGTTGCTTTTTTTTCGTTTTTTCGGTGCAGCCATCCTCCTATTTCCGTTAATGTACTTAATGGAGAAAAATCTCCAGAAACCAACCATGAAGGATTACGCCTTATTTGCTGTCCTGGGCCTGACAGGAATCGCCTTCTACAATATCTTCTTTTTCCTGGCAAGCAAGCATGCACCAGTTATTAAAAGCTCTCTGTTCATCGCCTCTAATCCGGTGTTGATCGTACTTTTATCAGCGTTATTTTTAAAAGAAACCATTACACGCAACAACTTGATTGGAATGGCGATCGCCCTTTCAGGTGCCTTTTATGTAATAACCGATGGGAACCTGATGAACTTATTCCAATTAGGGTTTGAGCCGATTGATTTCGTCCTGATGGGCGCGGTCGTGAGCTGGGCGCTTTACAGTGTGGTCGGAAAAATCGTCCTGAAAAAGTTCAGTTCTGTTGAGTCGACTACATATGCAGTGGCGTTCGGGACTCTCTTCTTGCTTCCGTTCGCATTTGCAGAAACGTCCTGGCAGGATGTTCAGCACGCACCTGGCACTACATGGCTTGCCATAATCCATATGAGTGTATTGGTAACAGTTGTTTCTTTCGTAATGTATTATAACGGGATTAAAGAAGTCGGTGCCGCGAAAGCTTCTATCTTCATCAATGTGATGCCGGTATCTGCAGTATTTATGGCCACATTGTTTTTAGGTGAGACATTCACGGCCGGACATGCAATCGGTGCCACCCTTGTTTTAACTGGAGTATATATCGGAACGAATCCGAAGCTATTTAAAAGAAAGCCAAAACTCGCAAAAAATAAAATTGCTTAA
- a CDS encoding carbohydrate kinase family protein, with translation MKKVLVIGGTTFDTVIHLEKLPNPEPQTIHYAAFTETLGSTGAGKALNLSKLKVPTTLHSIIGNDEYGAKIRKKLDENEVDFVYDHDPKGTERHVNLMSEEGERISIFLTQSSADLHLNLHRLEQLIKDADLVVLNIIAYTKQLIPLIKKYNKPVWTDLHDYNPGNPYHDEFIDIADYIFVSSDNMPDYKGTMEKWIAMGKELVVCTHGKKGSTALKKNQKWIETPIIGQYQYKDANGAGDSFFSGFLFGYLKGKSTEESLKLGTICAGLCITSDELAYEELNPHLVEMEYRKYFG, from the coding sequence ATGAAAAAAGTTCTTGTAATTGGGGGTACTACATTCGATACTGTCATCCATCTGGAAAAACTGCCAAATCCGGAGCCCCAAACGATTCACTATGCAGCTTTTACTGAGACTTTGGGTTCTACTGGGGCTGGAAAGGCCTTGAACCTTTCAAAGCTTAAAGTACCAACGACGCTTCATTCCATAATCGGAAATGATGAATATGGTGCAAAGATTCGAAAGAAACTAGATGAAAATGAAGTAGATTTTGTATACGACCACGACCCGAAAGGAACGGAAAGGCACGTTAACTTGATGAGTGAAGAAGGTGAGCGGATTTCAATCTTTCTGACTCAATCCTCGGCGGACTTGCATCTTAACTTACACAGACTAGAGCAGTTAATAAAAGACGCTGATTTAGTTGTTCTGAACATCATCGCTTATACAAAGCAGTTGATTCCTTTGATAAAAAAATACAATAAACCTGTATGGACCGATTTACACGACTATAACCCCGGCAATCCTTATCACGATGAATTTATCGACATTGCAGACTATATTTTTGTCAGCTCTGACAATATGCCGGATTATAAAGGAACAATGGAAAAGTGGATTGCCATGGGCAAAGAATTAGTAGTTTGCACTCATGGAAAAAAAGGATCGACGGCTTTGAAAAAAAATCAAAAATGGATAGAAACCCCGATTATTGGCCAGTATCAGTACAAAGATGCAAATGGAGCAGGTGACAGCTTTTTTTCTGGTTTCTTGTTTGGATATTTAAAGGGAAAATCAACAGAGGAGTCTCTTAAGCTGGGAACAATTTGTGCAGGACTGTGTATTACATCCGATGAGTTGGCATACGAAGAATTAAATCCACATTTAGTTGAGATGGAATACAGGAAATATTTCGGTTAA